A genomic stretch from Desulfurococcaceae archaeon MEX13E-LK6-19 includes:
- a CDS encoding RsmB/NOP family class I SAM-dependent RNA methyltransferase produces MDWKKIIKDIRVRSVSEEAISLARKYGYRVYMVERYIRLLGLEDAKRLLDAFEKPLKPVIRCNDLRIDCDKLASLLEDLGFRLEYIPWSIHGYRVVEEPPRPSIGATHEYLKGYYYVHRDAAPLAVALILEPSPEDKVLDGCAAPGGKATHLAQLMKGRGLVVANDIALYRLRALVGHVLRMGLWNIVVTWSDLRKMPRMTRRRYNKILLDVPCSAEGAIMFDKTRKKKTTQLDLARIVAREIELLNAGLDLLEDNGILLYVTCSIAPEENEYVITRILEMRDDVDVVEPPRKLFNWSPGVTRFHKLLFDNRVEKCIRIWPHIHNMMGMFMCMLSKTRA; encoded by the coding sequence ATGGATTGGAAGAAAATCATTAAGGACATTAGGGTTAGGAGTGTCTCCGAGGAAGCCATTAGTCTTGCCAGGAAGTATGGGTATCGTGTCTACATGGTTGAACGCTACATTAGGCTTCTCGGACTAGAGGATGCCAAGAGACTTCTCGACGCCTTCGAGAAGCCGTTAAAACCTGTTATCCGGTGTAACGACCTTAGGATCGATTGCGATAAACTTGCTTCCCTCCTTGAGGATCTTGGGTTTAGACTAGAGTATATTCCATGGAGTATCCATGGGTACCGTGTTGTAGAGGAGCCCCCGAGACCTAGTATTGGTGCTACCCACGAGTATCTCAAGGGATACTACTACGTCCACCGGGATGCTGCCCCTCTCGCCGTGGCATTGATTCTCGAGCCCTCTCCTGAAGACAAAGTTCTTGATGGTTGTGCTGCACCAGGCGGAAAGGCGACTCATCTTGCCCAACTCATGAAGGGGAGGGGGCTTGTTGTAGCCAATGATATCGCTTTATATAGGCTCCGTGCCCTCGTGGGCCATGTGCTCAGGATGGGGTTGTGGAATATTGTTGTGACATGGAGTGATCTGAGGAAAATGCCTAGAATGACGAGGAGAAGGTATAATAAGATATTACTTGATGTGCCATGTAGTGCTGAAGGAGCGATAATGTTTGATAAAACACGTAAGAAGAAGACAACACAACTAGACCTAGCACGTATTGTTGCCCGCGAAATAGAACTACTCAACGCAGGTCTTGACCTGCTCGAAGACAATGGCATATTACTCTATGTGACATGCAGTATAGCACCAGAGGAAAACGAGTACGTTATAACAAGAATTCTAGAGATGAGAGATGATGTAGACGTAGTTGAGCCTCCAAGAAAACTATTCAACTGGAGCCCTGGGGTAACAAGATTCCATAAACTATTATTCGACAATAGGGTAGAGAAATGCATACGCATATGGCCCCATATCCACAACATGATGGGAATGTTCATGTGCATGCTATCAAAAACAAGGGCATAA
- a CDS encoding YkgJ family cysteine cluster protein has protein sequence MSNSVFKCLRCRECCFFSNIDDCPVVYPWEKRVLEKLALTHAGGAKLSFKPYLSFSSKDKLVVVLYKWIIEGYCPFYDRDNRACRIYEDRPFSCKMYPLILGLKDNTLRLSTTCKWVQENMKEPAQPIDPSKVFPYEYDVAVKNFVRLKYITQIMSSMGLNEVIGEETGDKQVIDVDEYITIEVND, from the coding sequence ATGAGTAATAGCGTTTTTAAATGCCTTAGATGTAGAGAATGTTGTTTCTTTAGCAACATCGATGATTGCCCTGTTGTTTATCCTTGGGAGAAACGTGTCCTAGAAAAACTAGCTTTAACACACGCTGGTGGCGCAAAGCTTTCGTTTAAACCATACCTGTCCTTCTCAAGCAAGGATAAACTAGTTGTTGTCCTGTACAAATGGATTATAGAAGGCTATTGTCCATTTTATGATAGAGATAATAGAGCATGTAGAATCTATGAGGATAGACCTTTCTCCTGTAAGATGTATCCATTGATACTAGGGTTGAAAGACAATACCCTCAGGTTATCAACGACATGCAAGTGGGTACAAGAGAACATGAAGGAGCCAGCACAGCCCATAGACCCAAGTAAGGTGTTTCCGTACGAATATGATGTTGCGGTAAAGAATTTCGTTAGACTAAAGTACATAACGCAGATAATGAGCTCTATGGGCTTAAACGAGGTTATAGGAGAAGAAACCGGGGACAAACAGGTCATAGATGTAGATGAATACATCACAATAGAAGTAAACGATTAG
- a CDS encoding glyceraldehyde-3-phosphate ferredoxin oxidoreductase: MPAVYRVLFIDVGKRDYWVEEYPIEEVGGPIELGVKLHLEKYETYKKPVYSPDNVVVIGRGVFAGTKLYGVHRFTVVFRSPLTRGLHVASMGGAAYQFNVNADAMVIVGYSETPLILKVYDEGNGEPKVEFHEVDEGLLENIWSGFGDEKGVYALQKWLSERFLDFYKEYNGRSILTGPAAKYTSLGALVSITLNKGVMDRGSEEYAARGGPGSVLYRAHHVAAIVYGGKYNVGEKRPQDLLDTRKINDIFRKLAGETYPFVVIKAGTKYRYDEKLKTGGTFGGNYPHLKTLTPMFNWNMIYMPIELRQKFHEIIMKYMWEPFNKQAIETREWKTCGEPCPIACKKVRKGKYKTDYEPYEGQGPIIGVFDINEIEKGVEAIDSLGFDAIEVSNVVAWIFDALEKGLLRPDEVGLRDKPCFNPETYTLECSKKNIELAVKILHDLAWGRQPLLRLIGEKGLRSAAKILDILYEDRVKTVGLKFEDLAVYALFGEEGHITPNFYWTPGMVAPLAVLGRYWTLYKSVFVEPEEYAAKAVDRAIKELFIDNMGLCRFHRGWAEKYLPELAKTYYGVDPVAKAKEVYKKIIEYQDKAAANPVFWDSKKIIDYMALGAKEFGNEEWAKKFEEDKVKAAREWWDRFYKKMYEILGLK; the protein is encoded by the coding sequence TTGCCCGCCGTGTATAGGGTTCTATTTATTGATGTAGGTAAGAGAGATTACTGGGTTGAAGAGTACCCTATAGAGGAAGTTGGCGGACCAATAGAGCTTGGCGTTAAGCTTCATCTAGAGAAATATGAGACCTATAAGAAGCCAGTATACAGTCCAGATAACGTTGTAGTCATAGGTAGAGGTGTTTTCGCTGGTACAAAACTCTATGGAGTCCACAGGTTTACAGTAGTATTCAGAAGCCCGTTGACACGTGGGCTCCACGTTGCTTCAATGGGTGGTGCGGCATATCAGTTCAACGTTAATGCTGATGCAATGGTTATTGTAGGTTATAGCGAGACTCCATTAATACTCAAAGTATATGACGAGGGTAACGGCGAGCCTAAAGTAGAGTTCCATGAAGTAGATGAAGGGTTGCTCGAGAATATATGGAGTGGTTTCGGAGACGAGAAAGGTGTCTATGCTCTCCAGAAATGGCTTTCAGAGAGATTCCTTGATTTCTACAAGGAGTATAATGGTAGATCAATCCTAACGGGGCCAGCTGCAAAATATACTAGTCTCGGAGCACTCGTGTCAATAACGCTCAACAAGGGAGTCATGGACCGTGGTAGCGAGGAGTATGCTGCACGAGGCGGGCCTGGTAGCGTACTTTATCGTGCTCACCACGTAGCAGCTATTGTCTACGGCGGTAAATATAATGTTGGAGAGAAGAGGCCGCAAGACCTACTTGATACAAGAAAGATCAATGATATCTTTAGGAAACTAGCTGGCGAAACATACCCGTTTGTCGTGATTAAAGCCGGTACAAAGTATAGGTACGACGAGAAGCTCAAGACAGGAGGTACTTTCGGCGGCAACTACCCGCACCTCAAGACACTAACACCTATGTTCAACTGGAACATGATCTATATGCCCATTGAGCTGAGACAGAAATTCCACGAGATAATAATGAAGTACATGTGGGAGCCTTTCAACAAACAAGCTATTGAGACACGTGAGTGGAAGACCTGTGGAGAACCATGTCCTATCGCTTGTAAGAAAGTAAGAAAAGGCAAGTACAAGACAGACTATGAGCCCTACGAGGGACAAGGCCCGATAATAGGTGTCTTCGACATCAACGAGATCGAGAAAGGCGTGGAAGCAATAGATTCCCTTGGATTCGACGCTATCGAGGTAAGCAACGTTGTTGCCTGGATATTCGATGCATTAGAAAAGGGACTACTTAGACCAGATGAAGTAGGGCTTAGAGACAAGCCATGCTTCAACCCAGAGACATATACGCTTGAGTGCAGCAAGAAGAACATCGAGCTGGCAGTGAAAATACTACACGACCTGGCATGGGGTCGCCAGCCACTACTAAGACTCATAGGAGAAAAAGGACTTAGGAGTGCCGCTAAGATCCTCGATATACTCTACGAGGATAGAGTCAAGACCGTTGGCTTGAAGTTCGAGGACCTAGCAGTCTATGCTCTATTCGGCGAGGAAGGACACATTACACCAAACTTCTACTGGACACCAGGTATGGTTGCACCACTAGCTGTTCTAGGCAGGTACTGGACTCTATACAAGAGCGTATTCGTTGAACCAGAAGAGTATGCAGCAAAAGCAGTTGACAGGGCAATCAAGGAGCTATTCATCGACAACATGGGTCTCTGTAGATTCCACCGTGGATGGGCCGAGAAATACCTCCCAGAACTAGCCAAGACATACTATGGAGTAGACCCCGTGGCTAAAGCAAAAGAGGTCTACAAGAAGATAATCGAGTACCAGGACAAGGCAGCTGCTAACCCTGTATTCTGGGATAGCAAGAAGATAATTGACTACATGGCACTTGGAGCCAAGGAATTCGGCAACGAAGAGTGGGCAAAGAAGTTTGAAGAAGACAAAGTAAAGGCTGCCCGTGAGTGGTGGGACAGGTTCTACAAAAAGATGTATGAAATTCTTGGTCTGAAGTGA
- a CDS encoding universal stress protein, with amino-acid sequence MSYKPEPTYEISFLFRRILVPIDGSENSYRALDFAADIARRYGSKLVVYHVVVKGLREEKDPIEVAKKRLEKYGLMVEYKTIEIDPAESSVAKAIIDELNTGNYDMVVMGARGRSLSAEINLGSTALAVSIHSPVTVVIVR; translated from the coding sequence ATGAGCTATAAACCTGAACCAACGTATGAGATAAGCTTCTTGTTTAGGAGAATACTTGTACCGATCGATGGTAGTGAGAATAGTTACCGGGCACTTGATTTCGCAGCGGATATAGCGAGACGCTATGGATCAAAGCTAGTAGTGTACCATGTAGTAGTCAAGGGGCTTAGAGAAGAGAAAGACCCCATAGAGGTAGCGAAGAAGCGACTAGAGAAATATGGGTTGATGGTTGAGTACAAGACTATTGAAATAGACCCTGCTGAATCAAGTGTTGCTAAAGCCATTATTGATGAACTGAACACTGGAAACTATGACATGGTTGTTATGGGTGCACGTGGTAGATCTTTGTCTGCAGAGATAAATCTTGGAAGTACTGCTTTAGCTGTATCGATACATTCCCCGGTAACCGTTGTCATAGTAAGGTAG
- a CDS encoding type II glyceraldehyde-3-phosphate dehydrogenase, which produces MSRIRVGVNGYGTIGKRVAEAVAKQPDMELVGVVKVTPDYGYYAALANGFKVYTISEKIELFKNQGLEVAGTIEDLLEQIDVIVDATPGGYGEKYKSLYRKYGVKMVFQGGEKPSVADVSFNALCNYDEAVGKESVRVVSCNTTGLLRIICSLNNVFGVEKVRAVIIRRASDPKEIKRGPVNAIVPDPVKLPSHHGLDVKTILPWLDIITSAVIVPTTLMHVHIVNIVLKNEASIGKIIEVLDETPRIVLVDSMKTGIKSTAEIIEYARDLGRKRYDVPELVVWRDSIHVNGRELLLIQAVHQEAIVVPENIDAIRALTGLASDPWESIKLTDDTLGIGRRWF; this is translated from the coding sequence TTGTCGCGAATAAGAGTTGGAGTAAACGGTTATGGTACTATAGGTAAGCGTGTCGCCGAAGCAGTAGCGAAACAACCTGACATGGAGCTTGTTGGTGTGGTAAAAGTTACCCCGGATTACGGGTACTATGCTGCTCTTGCAAACGGTTTCAAGGTGTATACTATTAGTGAGAAAATAGAGTTGTTTAAGAACCAGGGACTTGAAGTAGCTGGGACTATAGAGGACTTGCTCGAGCAAATCGACGTTATTGTAGACGCTACTCCAGGAGGCTATGGTGAGAAATACAAGTCTCTCTACAGGAAGTATGGTGTGAAAATGGTTTTCCAGGGCGGTGAAAAACCCAGTGTTGCCGACGTAAGCTTTAATGCATTATGTAACTATGATGAAGCTGTTGGTAAGGAGTCAGTTCGGGTTGTCAGCTGTAATACAACTGGTTTACTAAGAATAATATGTAGTTTAAATAATGTGTTTGGAGTAGAGAAAGTTAGGGCAGTGATCATTAGGAGAGCATCTGACCCGAAGGAGATCAAGAGAGGGCCCGTCAATGCTATTGTCCCTGATCCAGTCAAACTGCCTAGTCACCATGGTCTTGACGTAAAAACAATACTGCCTTGGCTTGACATCATTACTTCAGCAGTTATAGTGCCTACAACGTTGATGCATGTACATATAGTAAATATTGTGTTAAAGAATGAGGCAAGCATAGGTAAGATTATAGAAGTGCTCGATGAAACGCCTAGGATTGTCCTCGTTGATAGCATGAAGACTGGTATCAAGAGTACAGCCGAGATTATAGAGTATGCTAGAGATCTTGGTAGAAAACGGTATGACGTGCCAGAGCTTGTTGTATGGAGGGATTCCATACATGTTAATGGCAGGGAGTTATTGTTGATACAAGCAGTGCACCAGGAGGCCATAGTGGTTCCAGAAAACATTGATGCGATCAGAGCCTTAACGGGGCTAGCTAGTGATCCATGGGAATCTATTAAATTAACGGATGATACATTAGGTATTGGTAGGAGGTGGTTTTAG
- a CDS encoding phosphoglycerate kinase, protein MAFIEIPKIPTINDIDLKEKKVFLRIDINSPIDPDTGDIIDDRRIRVHAKTVRVLAEKYNAAVVAASHQGRPGEQDFVSLEKHAELLSKYSGLEVKFIDDVIGPAAREAIRKLEPGQVLLLDNLRFVSEELIEAVPEKHMNSYIVRRLAPLVDAYVNDAFAAAHRSQPSIVGFPMILPSAAGPVFEKEILALQKAFGSLVSPRIFVLGGGKVHDILRVIEHLVRNKAADRILTAGFVAQLFLVAKGLDIGRENLRVLEEKGILSLLPRARRLLYLGAPIETPVDYITFDGKEVREEYLGRIKGKIMDIGPNTINMYRDLMREAKVIVMRGPAGVIEDERFRNGTQELVKAALNSQAFVILGGGHLASLVGDQEIDESKCHVSTGGNALLLFLAGEKLPAIEALAMSAKMHVW, encoded by the coding sequence ATGGCGTTCATAGAAATACCTAAGATACCAACCATAAACGACATTGACTTGAAGGAAAAGAAAGTGTTTCTGAGAATAGACATCAACAGCCCAATAGATCCTGATACAGGTGATATAATAGACGACAGGAGAATACGTGTACACGCTAAAACAGTAAGAGTTCTCGCGGAAAAATACAATGCAGCTGTTGTTGCTGCATCACACCAGGGTAGACCTGGTGAACAAGATTTCGTCTCATTGGAGAAACATGCTGAGTTGTTAAGTAAGTACAGTGGGCTTGAGGTAAAGTTCATAGATGATGTTATAGGTCCTGCGGCTAGAGAAGCTATAAGAAAACTTGAGCCAGGGCAAGTACTTCTTCTCGACAACCTTAGGTTTGTTAGCGAGGAACTTATTGAGGCTGTTCCAGAGAAGCATATGAACTCCTATATTGTCAGGAGGCTAGCCCCTCTAGTTGATGCTTATGTTAATGACGCTTTTGCTGCAGCACATAGAAGCCAGCCAAGCATAGTAGGATTCCCAATGATACTACCATCTGCAGCCGGTCCAGTGTTTGAGAAAGAAATACTTGCTTTACAGAAAGCTTTCGGATCACTCGTCTCACCCAGAATCTTCGTGTTGGGCGGAGGCAAGGTACACGATATACTAAGGGTTATAGAGCATCTTGTTAGGAACAAGGCTGCTGACAGGATTTTGACTGCTGGCTTCGTGGCACAGTTATTCCTTGTAGCCAAGGGGCTTGATATAGGTAGGGAAAACCTTCGTGTCCTAGAGGAAAAAGGTATTCTGTCATTGTTGCCGAGAGCGAGGAGACTATTGTATCTTGGAGCGCCGATAGAAACTCCTGTCGATTACATCACGTTTGATGGAAAGGAGGTTAGAGAAGAGTACTTGGGTAGGATAAAGGGTAAGATCATGGATATAGGTCCTAATACAATAAACATGTATAGAGACTTGATGAGGGAAGCAAAAGTAATTGTGATGAGGGGTCCCGCGGGCGTTATTGAGGACGAGAGATTCCGTAATGGTACACAGGAACTAGTTAAAGCAGCACTCAATAGCCAGGCATTTGTAATACTGGGTGGCGGACACTTAGCATCACTGGTGGGCGACCAGGAGATAGATGAGAGTAAGTGTCATGTATCAACAGGTGGTAATGCATTACTCTTATTCCTTGCTGGAGAAAAACTGCCGGCAATAGAAGCTCTCGCGATGTCGGCTAAAATGCATGTATGGTGA
- a CDS encoding cation:proton antiporter, with amino-acid sequence MSSEALILLDITLVIICAKVLEELFAKIKQPPLLGDLLAGILLGPTILGIIRITDNIESIAWLGIVLLIFLAGLESSIEDLKKYGKSAGIVAVGGVVATFSLALLVSLYLGYSIETSLFIAVILAPTSVSVTVATLMEINAIRTPVGETILGAAVADDVYAMVLFSIVYSMLAEEEGNPTYKVVTGIILLLVIAFVISKFSKKIIGFFMKSSLHDAQFTYPIIVGLIVATITAFYGLSPIIGAYFAGLSLSIALPMTSRARQYYPLLVDFISPFFFVYAGILLDPWSILGNIELSKALTTAFLIVVAGVVGKVVGCGVAAWLQGFDKRSSLAIGVGMMPRAGVDLVIAVTGLSLGVLTMDLYFSALLLIYVTSITTPFLLKKLVAEH; translated from the coding sequence ATGTCCAGTGAAGCTCTTATACTGCTCGACATAACATTGGTGATTATCTGTGCTAAAGTTCTTGAAGAATTGTTTGCAAAAATTAAACAGCCACCTCTTCTCGGCGATCTTCTGGCTGGGATTCTTCTCGGCCCAACGATTCTAGGCATAATAAGAATTACAGATAACATAGAATCTATTGCCTGGCTCGGAATAGTACTGCTCATATTCCTTGCGGGACTAGAGTCTAGTATCGAGGATCTAAAAAAGTACGGTAAAAGCGCTGGTATCGTTGCTGTTGGAGGTGTTGTCGCGACTTTTTCTCTAGCTCTTCTGGTGTCTCTGTATCTCGGCTATAGTATCGAGACATCGTTGTTCATAGCAGTTATACTTGCACCGACGAGTGTAAGCGTCACGGTTGCGACGTTAATGGAGATCAACGCGATCAGGACGCCTGTTGGGGAAACTATTCTTGGTGCAGCTGTAGCCGACGACGTATATGCTATGGTGTTATTCAGTATAGTCTATAGTATGCTTGCAGAAGAGGAGGGTAACCCTACTTACAAGGTAGTAACGGGTATAATCTTACTACTGGTAATAGCTTTCGTGATATCGAAGTTCTCTAAGAAGATAATCGGGTTCTTTATGAAAAGCAGTCTTCATGATGCCCAGTTCACGTACCCTATAATAGTAGGGCTTATTGTAGCGACAATAACTGCTTTCTACGGCTTATCTCCTATTATAGGAGCATACTTCGCGGGGCTGTCACTAAGTATTGCGCTCCCTATGACTAGTAGGGCTAGACAGTACTATCCATTGCTCGTGGATTTCATAAGCCCGTTCTTCTTCGTTTACGCTGGTATACTGCTTGACCCATGGAGTATTCTCGGGAACATAGAGTTGTCGAAAGCATTGACTACAGCCTTCTTGATAGTAGTAGCTGGTGTTGTAGGGAAGGTTGTTGGATGTGGTGTAGCTGCTTGGCTCCAGGGATTCGATAAAAGATCGTCTCTAGCAATAGGTGTAGGAATGATGCCTAGAGCTGGAGTAGATCTTGTGATAGCAGTCACAGGCTTAAGCCTTGGGGTATTAACCATGGATCTATACTTCAGTGCTCTCCTCTTAATATATGTAACAAGTATTACGACACCGTTTCTATTAAAGAAACTAGTTGCCGAGCATTAA
- a CDS encoding carbon starvation protein A, producing MDPVHGGLLIIIALVLYAIFYFTHGRYLQNKVVKADPNKPTPAQRLYDGVDYVPANKYVLYGHHFASIAGAGPIVGPAIALGWGWLPAILWVWFGNVFVGVVHDYLALMASVRYDGKSIGWVAGELMGRKTMYIFNSYIWFSLLLVVAAFGFVISTLFSGIPGAGLSALLLLFFAVITGYLMYKTSLGVKGGTPIAWIFIIIAVFIGIMAQEGNWFDNIWFLQYFKDFNTWIYILLIYIIVAASIPVWVLLQPRDYMNAYILWASLAIGGGAMIWLFLQGGAGNLVFPGYTTFTANIVGGMPSPFWPAVPLIIACGALSGFHSLVGSGTSSKQLANELHGLTVAYAGMETEGFLSTMVIATIAAFGVLAFADTIYAAVSGGNTAVTNIVNSIASDLGMKPVTADNITKDYAQTLMSKFADTPSAFGKYYAKLAGKLKWTIIPKSYAYATNKAFGLSLTAMTIFGTLWITGFALTSLDTATRLGRYAWQELMSPLKKSAPGLYKVIANKWVASAILALIGMWLAASKQFLLLWPAFAGMNQLLSSLALMTVAVWVAKVQKASSLGKALVVAPAIFMWITVTIALLWFEYVVVYPKMLAGELAGIIVGVITAIGIILNLLIFALWIRRMRK from the coding sequence ATGGATCCTGTTCACGGCGGGTTATTAATTATAATAGCACTAGTACTCTACGCAATATTCTACTTTACACACGGACGTTATCTACAAAACAAGGTCGTCAAAGCCGACCCAAACAAACCAACACCAGCACAGAGACTTTATGACGGAGTAGACTATGTCCCTGCCAATAAATACGTACTATACGGACACCACTTCGCATCCATCGCTGGAGCAGGACCCATAGTAGGACCTGCTATCGCACTAGGTTGGGGCTGGCTTCCAGCAATCCTATGGGTTTGGTTTGGCAACGTCTTTGTCGGCGTAGTCCACGACTACCTGGCTCTAATGGCTAGCGTGAGGTATGACGGTAAGTCCATTGGCTGGGTTGCCGGCGAGCTAATGGGAAGAAAGACGATGTACATATTCAACTCATACATATGGTTCTCACTACTACTAGTCGTAGCCGCTTTTGGCTTCGTCATATCAACACTGTTCTCTGGAATACCTGGCGCAGGACTATCGGCGTTGCTACTATTATTCTTCGCAGTGATAACAGGGTACCTAATGTATAAGACATCTCTAGGAGTAAAAGGAGGCACACCTATTGCATGGATTTTCATCATAATAGCAGTATTCATAGGAATCATGGCACAAGAAGGCAACTGGTTCGATAACATATGGTTCCTACAGTACTTCAAGGACTTCAACACCTGGATATATATACTATTGATCTACATCATAGTAGCAGCATCAATACCAGTATGGGTGCTACTACAGCCCAGAGACTACATGAACGCCTATATCCTATGGGCTAGCCTAGCAATAGGCGGCGGTGCAATGATCTGGTTATTCCTACAGGGTGGTGCAGGGAATCTAGTATTCCCAGGCTACACAACATTCACAGCAAATATTGTCGGAGGAATGCCATCACCATTCTGGCCAGCAGTACCATTAATCATAGCATGTGGTGCTTTATCAGGATTCCATAGCCTAGTAGGATCAGGTACATCAAGTAAACAGCTAGCCAACGAGCTCCACGGATTAACAGTAGCTTACGCTGGCATGGAGACAGAAGGCTTCCTATCAACAATGGTTATAGCCACTATTGCCGCCTTCGGAGTACTAGCTTTCGCAGACACCATCTATGCTGCCGTAAGCGGAGGCAATACAGCTGTTACAAACATAGTCAACTCCATAGCCTCAGACCTAGGTATGAAGCCTGTCACTGCAGACAACATAACAAAAGATTATGCACAAACACTCATGAGTAAATTCGCGGACACACCATCCGCTTTCGGCAAGTATTATGCTAAACTTGCCGGAAAACTCAAGTGGACAATAATACCGAAGAGCTATGCCTATGCTACAAACAAGGCATTCGGACTAAGCCTTACAGCAATGACCATATTCGGCACACTATGGATCACAGGATTCGCTCTAACGAGCCTCGACACCGCCACTAGACTAGGCAGGTATGCTTGGCAAGAGTTAATGTCCCCATTAAAGAAGTCTGCTCCAGGACTATACAAAGTCATTGCAAACAAATGGGTTGCATCAGCAATACTAGCACTAATAGGAATGTGGCTAGCTGCATCCAAGCAATTCCTATTACTATGGCCAGCATTCGCCGGCATGAACCAGCTACTCAGCAGCCTTGCACTAATGACTGTAGCCGTCTGGGTAGCAAAAGTACAGAAAGCAAGCAGTCTCGGTAAAGCACTTGTAGTAGCACCAGCAATATTCATGTGGATAACAGTAACAATAGCCCTCCTATGGTTCGAGTACGTCGTAGTATATCCAAAGATGCTAGCCGGCGAGTTAGCAGGAATAATTGTAGGCGTAATAACAGCTATCGGCATAATACTCAACCTACTAATATTCGCTCTATGGATAAGAAGAATGAGAAAATAA
- a CDS encoding ArsA family ATPase produces MKHDFKIRLFMGKGGVGKTTIASAYALKNASENKKTLIVSLDPAHNLGDVLGVELGDKPTKITRNLVAIEVNYDKMVEKHLKTLTEKIKDIYGYLRIFNLEKYIDVLSHSPGIEEQAALEKIIEIIKEYGMEKKFDVIVFDTPPTGLTLRIMALPTISIIWIDKLIELRLAILEKRKIIAKTIGEQQEITIAGKKMKIPVEVSEDPIYQELVGLKKEYEFINNILTDPSTTNIVMIVNPETLTILEAKRAYDFLKRIKINTKYIAINKVLAIKELPDELKPRLEQEEKAIKEAEKIFKDTTIVKIPYQPKEPRGLKDLEKLLIYIKNID; encoded by the coding sequence TTGAAACATGATTTCAAAATAAGGTTGTTCATGGGAAAAGGTGGTGTGGGAAAAACAACAATAGCCTCAGCCTACGCCCTGAAGAATGCTAGTGAAAACAAGAAGACTCTCATCGTGAGCCTTGACCCAGCTCATAATCTTGGCGACGTTCTTGGTGTTGAGCTTGGCGACAAACCAACTAAGATCACACGTAATCTTGTAGCAATAGAGGTCAACTACGATAAAATGGTTGAAAAACACTTGAAAACTCTTACCGAGAAAATCAAGGACATCTATGGCTACCTACGTATATTCAATCTAGAAAAGTACATTGATGTACTAAGCCACTCGCCTGGAATAGAAGAACAAGCTGCTCTCGAGAAAATAATCGAGATAATAAAAGAATATGGTATGGAGAAGAAATTCGATGTAATTGTCTTCGATACCCCACCTACAGGTCTAACTCTCAGGATAATGGCGTTGCCAACAATATCAATTATTTGGATCGATAAACTAATCGAGTTAAGACTTGCTATCCTGGAAAAGAGGAAAATAATAGCGAAAACAATTGGTGAACAACAGGAAATAACTATAGCTGGCAAGAAAATGAAAATACCTGTTGAAGTATCTGAAGACCCTATATACCAAGAACTAGTAGGCCTTAAGAAAGAATATGAGTTCATAAACAATATACTCACAGACCCAAGTACAACAAATATAGTGATGATCGTAAACCCTGAAACACTAACAATACTTGAAGCCAAGAGAGCCTATGATTTCCTGAAAAGAATAAAAATCAATACAAAATACATAGCTATAAATAAGGTACTGGCAATCAAAGAATTACCCGATGAACTCAAACCCAGGCTCGAACAAGAAGAGAAAGCCATTAAAGAAGCTGAGAAAATATTTAAGGATACTACTATAGTCAAGATACCATATCAGCCTAAAGAACCACGCGGATTAAAAGACTTAGAAAAACTGCTCATCTACATCAAGAACATAGACTAA